A window of the Roseovarius sp. S88 genome harbors these coding sequences:
- a CDS encoding SRPBCC family protein — protein sequence MKFVEREDIEAPIEYVFSQISDFPALERSAMRRGAEVQRVDDQEQRGIGMAWQTSFMLRGKRRDMRLEMTDYDAPNCLVVESSSANLAGHMMIDLVALSRRRTRMSVEIFVKPKTLSARLLLQSLKLARTNLTRRFALRVAAYAKEVEDRFKAMV from the coding sequence ATGAAATTCGTCGAGCGCGAGGATATTGAAGCGCCCATCGAATACGTATTTTCCCAAATTTCGGATTTTCCAGCTCTGGAAAGGTCCGCCATGCGACGGGGGGCAGAGGTTCAAAGGGTCGATGACCAGGAGCAAAGAGGCATCGGAATGGCCTGGCAAACGTCTTTTATGTTGCGCGGAAAACGCCGGGATATGCGACTGGAAATGACGGATTACGACGCGCCCAACTGTCTTGTGGTCGAATCCAGTTCTGCAAATCTTGCAGGTCACATGATGATTGACCTTGTAGCCCTGTCACGTCGGCGCACGCGGATGTCCGTTGAAATTTTCGTCAAACCAAAAACGCTGAGTGCGCGGCTATTACTTCAATCCTTGAAGCTCGCGCGCACAAATTTGACGCGTCGGTTTGCACTGAGAGTGGCGGCATATGCCAAAGAGGTCGAGGACCGCTTCAAAGCGATGGTTTGA
- the nudC gene encoding NAD(+) diphosphatase, giving the protein MRHAETVTFGGSGLDRCAELRMRPDDVQAMINTGQASAILLWRGKPLVNAPDLDALVRLDAEHPLLAQDTEGPVLLGREDDGRIVLAYELTNWTPEGLDPKSLGGFIDQSEQTHPDLRQSQVFAELRRIMTRLSPRDAELAAAAKAVLGWHATHQFCARCGAATGITLFGWQRVCGSCGGQHFPRTDPVVIMLITHGNRVLVGRSHGWPDGMYSLLAGFIDSGETMEAAVRREVMEEAGIRVGEVGYLASQPWPFPASLMFGCWGQALSDEIRIDPSEIEDAIWATREDIANAFAGENPNILPARKGAIAHFLLRNWLADTL; this is encoded by the coding sequence ATGCGACATGCTGAAACCGTCACATTCGGAGGCTCTGGCCTTGATCGTTGCGCTGAACTGCGGATGAGACCTGACGATGTCCAAGCTATGATCAACACCGGCCAGGCGTCGGCGATTTTGTTGTGGCGCGGCAAACCTTTGGTGAACGCTCCGGATCTGGATGCGCTGGTGCGCCTGGACGCCGAGCATCCTTTGCTTGCTCAAGACACCGAAGGTCCGGTCTTGCTTGGTCGAGAAGACGATGGTCGGATTGTTTTGGCCTATGAGTTGACAAACTGGACGCCCGAAGGCCTCGACCCTAAAAGCCTGGGTGGGTTTATTGACCAGAGTGAACAGACACACCCCGATTTGCGTCAGTCACAAGTGTTTGCGGAGCTGCGCCGCATAATGACCCGCCTGTCACCTCGCGATGCGGAACTTGCGGCAGCAGCCAAGGCGGTGCTCGGTTGGCACGCGACGCATCAATTCTGTGCACGGTGCGGTGCGGCGACCGGGATCACTCTATTTGGCTGGCAACGTGTGTGCGGGTCTTGCGGCGGGCAACATTTTCCTCGGACCGACCCTGTGGTCATCATGTTGATCACCCATGGAAACAGAGTTCTGGTGGGACGATCCCACGGGTGGCCAGACGGAATGTATTCGCTTCTCGCAGGCTTTATAGACTCTGGTGAAACCATGGAAGCCGCTGTGCGGCGTGAAGTCATGGAGGAGGCCGGCATTCGCGTGGGCGAGGTTGGCTATTTGGCCAGCCAGCCCTGGCCTTTCCCTGCATCTTTAATGTTTGGATGCTGGGGTCAGGCGCTCTCGGATGAAATTCGCATTGATCCTTCGGAAATTGAAGACGCAATTTGGGCCACGCGAGAAGACATCGCAAACGCCTTTGCTGGTGAAAATCCCAACATATTGCCCGCCCGAAAAGGAGCGATCGCGCATTTTTTGCTGCGCAACTGGCTTGCCGATACGTTATAA